In Cryptomeria japonica chromosome 5, Sugi_1.0, whole genome shotgun sequence, the genomic window ATAATTTGGGTTGGAGAACCATGCAAATAAGTGGCCAGTGACTCTAAATCAAACTTTTTACCATCCTCCCCTCTATCCATACATAGATTAGAGATGAAAACTTAATTTTTGCAAGAGGGTGCATGATAGAAGACATTGGAAAAACAAGGTCATTTTGCAGGCTTAGAGTGCCTAGAATTATTTTTTGATTGTACGGTGGAACGAATATTTATGGATGGGCATGCAATGGACTTGTTTTTAGTAAGTGGAAAAAATGACTGTATGGTGGACATGTTTTTAGTATGTGGAAAAATGGCCAAATGGTAGGTTTGTTCTTTGGTAAATGGAAAAAATGACCATTCACTGGACTTGTTTTTGGTAAATGAAAAAAATTACTATATAGTCATACAATTGACTTTGTTTTTAGTAAATTGAAAAAAATGATCATATGGTTGACTTGTTTCTAGTAAATGGAGAAAGAGACCGTATGGTGGACTTGGGCTCTTTTCTACGCATTGCCTACTGTTTTTCCGTTTATTACTTATTTCATTTTTTCATTATGGGGTccatattgtgttttattttccAACTTCATTATTTTATCTTGTGTTTCTTTTTCCAACTTCATTATTTTATCTTGTGTTTCTTTTTCCAACTTCATTAATATGCTTTCTATTACTATTTTTGACTTCACCAGATTTCCATAATTGTTGATTTATGCAATATGCTCCTctataacgttcattaacacaacATACATGAGTTGGCTTGAgatgaaaaataaattaataactACAATTCTTATGCTCATATTGTTGCCCACTGAGTTTATTTCAAATAGTTCTGCATGCCCATGCAATTGATAGCTTCCAACCTTTGAGAATAAGCTTTTGATTTTGAACCATGTATATTGTCCAACACACATGAACCATTCAACTTTTTAGAATCGTTCTCATGGGTTTCTGCAACTGTAAATGATTTCTTCATTTGCTTCTTGTCATTTCATAGCCTCTGTTCATCTTCTATAATATCCATGGCTTCAATAAAATTACAATTTGATGGAAACACTTTACAAACCTCCATTTGTAGTGGAACAAACCACAAAGGGAGTTTGATTCATCTTCTGAACACGACTACAATTCCAAGATTCCTTTGGTGTTTGGCTCCAGAGGATCTTGATCATGCTTCTTCATCCACTTTTCCCTAGAGTTTGGATTTGATGAATTTGAGGAAGTTGCTTCCTCGCTGACTACTTGATTATTCAAATTAATTACACTTTAAGAGCCTTTCTTTTCAatggaggtttttttttttttttcctaattgCAGTTGGCTCTGGCTACAACCACCAACCTTGACCCAACAATGCATCACACACCTTTTTGCATAACAAGTGACAACGAAGTTAATTATAAATGTTTTGAGTACCAAATATTATCTTCTTCCCATGAGGACTCCAAGCACCTCTATTTTTTGTCAATCCAGTCCTACCAACTAGAAAGTTGGAGACCAATTAGGTAGCTTATCCAAACTTTGCCAATCATCCTCTAGAAGTACATTCACATCAAACCCACTATCAAGAATTGTATTTGTTAGGTTTTTCCTAAGAATCTCTATATGTACCACTGTTTGTGTCCTTGCCAAATTCACTATAAGAATCATGGGATCAATTACCTAATCTTCTAAAAATGGAGCTTCAATTATTGTGTCATCATTATTTTCATATTCTAAATAGGTGGTAGCACACACCATCTCATCCCTCTTAGGTATTGTATTAGTTATATAACATTTCTAAGTTTGTGACTATTTGCAATAAAACCACTACTTTAATTGGTACATTGGTTTGAAGCCTTGCATTCTTTTTATTTGAGTACAATTGATTTGTTACCAtgcttgcatttgcatttgagTAGCAATGTTTGTTGTCCATACATTGCTTCACCTCGACTCTTGCTTCATGAAGTCTCTCTTTTTCAATATGTGTGTTCAAGTAAACAACCTTCTTTGCTTGGGCTTAAATAATAACCAATACTTTGTTATGTCTCTCTACATCAATTATATTGATGCTCACCTTCTACTTTGGTCATCTAGCATCATCATGGTCTCCAGATCTGCACCATTTACGAAGTAGTCCTATCCTGCCTTGACTTCTTGGGTAGTCACTTGTGAATTGACCCTATTCGTTGACTCTTGACATTGTATGATGGGCTTACTTTTGGAGCCATACTGTATTTGGGTCCCACTACTATTATTTGATCAATTACTATTACCTGTTTGGTTCCAATAGCACCAAAACATGCATTCTTCTTGTTTCACAAATCGGTCATTTGACTGCGTGATCTTCCCCCTAGCTACACTTTGAATGTAATGATCTGAAATAATTGGGCCAGTCTTATGGCAGTTTCCTTAACACCCCACATTTGAgcttttttcaaattaaaattttttaataaatagaaGATTCCTTATTAGGTCAGCAGACTTTAGCAGGAAGATTTTTTAATAAATAGAAGATTCCTTATCAGGTCAGCAGACTTGAGTGGGAATTTTATTTAGTATTTTCTGTTTTTTGTGTTGTTTCCATTTTGGAGTCAACCTTGCCTAAATCTGCCTCAACTCCTATAAATAAAGGATGTGTTGTTGAAGGTGGGTAGTTTTTGAAAGTTGAATGTGCAGCCTTAGTGCACGAGCAGAGACCTGGGACGCTACCCTCAGGGATCAAGCAAGGTGGGACGATTCCCCCTACCCTTGCTGTTCTTTTGACAAGCATACACAGTCTGAATCTGATTTGCAGGAGAATTCGCAATGCTGTGAGAGAAGCCGTGTCTGCATGTTATTATAGTGCTTTTTATGTCAACCATTGGGTCCTTTATATGAATATTAGAAACATAGTATTCTAATGTATGATTGAGTCTGTTTTTGAAAATCAACAGCTTTATTTAATTACGTTAGACAGCTAATAAAGCAGTTATAATCCGCATGGGGGGGACTACAGCTCTTCTTTATCCTCGGTGGTCCCCTGCAAAGTTTTCAAAAGTGAAAATTATAATAAACATAATCTTCTCCTAGAAATGAGCAACATCCATTTTTAAGCAGGAAACCTTCAATGGCTGCCCAAGATGGGGGCCTAGAAGTTTACATTGCCCTTTGAGCATTTTTTTGGGAGCTTTATAGACAATTGGCAACACAGTCGTATGgtgagattttttaaaatattagttTTTAAAAACTTCTAAACCGTTGGATCCTACAGAATAAAAGCTTTTATTCATTTAACCATTTGACTGCAAATAGCTATACATTTTGCTCATCATCGGCACGTACAATAATATTTCTTACCATACATTGACTTGTTTCCAGGAAATTTCATATTTGGTAGAACTACTTTAaagattttcttttttttcttggcTGCTAAGTCTGTCAAGAATCTTTTCATATTATTTCCTCCCAACTTAGACATCCTATGATCTGGTTCCTGGTTCTATTTTGATAACTTAATCATTGAATTTGAATAAGCATCTCTTTTGTTGTTACTCTCCATAATATGTGATTTCACTCACTCACCTATTATAGTCTCACTGTACTCTCACATAGTAGACATATGGATTTCCTTAATATGTTGTCCACAGCCTTACAGACATCTTCCAACCTCATAATCAAGTATCACGTAGCCCAGCACTTTTGAACACAAAGTTCTTTGACGAGTAGTGAACCTCAAGTTATTGGTCTAGAATAAATCAGACTTTTTTAGAGtaaagtcaacattatgatagttTTACTGCAATATTAGATTTGGCAGTAGTCTGAAATAGAACACTATAATAGTCTATAGGTCGTTTATAAGCCAGTCCTAGATGTAATTATGTTTCTAATTGGCCATCTGTTCCAAATCATACTAATTACCTTTGTCAGTGGTAACTTTTCAAAAATTTCCAAACATGGACCCACTTCCAAAAAGTTGGTACTATAAATTTCTCTAAAACTTAGGTTGGATAAACCCTAGAGGAAAGAATTCAACAACAATGGTAATGCTTTCATATCCTTCAATCATATTAGATCTTTTCGTGTATGGTGTAAAGCTTGATAAAAATTACGATGACATCACCCTCAAAAAATTTCCTTAAATTTAAATacacttaattttcaaatttgatcgTAATAAAATCTGCTATTGAATCCTCAATACAAAGTTATTCCAATTGTCCTATGACCTATCAAATTTTCCAGAAATTCGCTAGATACAACTGTCCAAGCATGTTCTATGTTTCAGCAAAATTCATCTCCAGGTGAAATGTTGATTTATGATTgacttattttaattttaatttttctttactaCTAGCCAGATCCAAGTTATCCATGAACTATCTTCCTTAAGATACCAGTGATTGTAAGCACTGTAATGGTTGTGTTGTTGGTTtaacttcttcacacttctttagCTTGGGAGTGAATTCGGAATAAATTCAGACAAATTTAAGGAATTTAATGTATTTAAGATGTCTGATGATTGGTTGGAACTTGGAACAGACTTTCAATGATGCAATTTATTTTCCAAGAATTTATTCCCTTTGTATATGTCTGCAATGACCTAAACCAATCTAAAATATAAGATCTAATTTTCCTACATGTCTGAAGCCTAAACAAACCTGAATTATATGAACTTTTGGATCTAATTTAATATGGTATTTCGTTCATACAGCCCAAAAAGCTTCATGGAGCAGACTTGGAGTGCAAAATTTGATCAAACTTCCCTATCATCTCACTCACGGCTTCACTCCTATTCTCAACTCAATGTGAGGAAGAGAAGGCTAATTCTACCCAGTTCACCGTACAATTACAGGCTAACTGGTTCATCCTTATGCTGCAGAAATCCAGTTAATAACAACAAGTTAACCCAGGCATTCACAGGGAAGGGCAAAAGCTTTAAGTGGGTACCAGAAGCATTAGgggaaaatgtatgtgatgcattTGAGAATGAAGCTGAGGTTGAAAGGGAGCAGAACATTGCTGATGGCATCCTTAATATTGTGCATGCTACTTCTAGAGAAGCAGCAGGGACTATCTCAGATAAAGGAAATGAAAATGTGGAGCGAGCAGAGGGGAATAGCTTACAGCCACTGAAATGGCCTTTATGGTTGCTTGGGCCCTCTATGCTCCTTGCAACAGCGGCCATTCCTATCCTATGGCTACCTTTCTCTATAATATCTCCAGCATCCAACATGGCCAGTCTTTTGTCTTTGACAGGATTAGATGGTACCTTCAATTTGGGAGCAACAATTTTTCTTCTTGTAGCAGATTACTGTGCCCGTTCTAAGAAGGGCCAGGTCTCTTATTTCAAAATTCCTTTCAGCTACATGTTTTGGAATTTTCTTTTGAATGTGGTGGGTTTTGTTGTGCCCTCTTTGGCAATAGCTGCATCGTACAGATCTATAGTTGAACCACAAATTTGCTTGATTTCGTTTGCTACAATGTTGGGACCTTATCTGATGTTGCTAATGGTGCAAATGCTAGCAGAGATCTTGACATGGAATTGGAAATCACCAGTTTGCTTAATTGTCCCTGTTGTGTATGAAGCATACCGTCTTCTGCAGTTAAGTAGAAGCCTAGAGTTGGGAATAGATCTAAATGCACCATCCTGGTTAATGCAAGGAATGAAAGGTTTAGTAGCATGGTGGGTGCTAGTGCTTGGGATGCAGCTCATGAAAATTGCATGGTTTGTTGGTCAAGGAAAGACCACGAAAGAAGCCTGATAATTTATATCCATGGAGTGAACAATCCTATGGGCAAGAACCGGAATTCTTTGTTGAAACAAAGAGATGGTAAGAAACATGGCATTATAATAATCCAGGAAATTGAGATTTTTGTTATACAATCTTTGCCTGAACTATTTGGGCCTATCAGAACAGTTTGCCTTGAAGCTGTAAACAAATTGTCCTACAAAACATACTCTTGAATTTTGTAAATTGGTGATGTTCTCGTCGAGTTCGGAGAGGAGAGTGAAGTCGTTGGCCATCTTGGAACTCGGCTTTgtaatttgttatttattttattttattctgtaTTATTATCCCAATGAAATTGCCGTTTTAAGTAAATATTTTTTATGGCTCATATTTTACGAGTTTGTTCCAAGAGTTGTAATCAAAACGGCAACATACATCACATTGTAAGTAAGCAAGAGGTACATAAAGTTATGGAGTTATAAGGGGAGACTGGGGTTCACTCCAAGAGCTTAGTCCTTATAGCAATATATATCATATTGTAATTTAGATATATACatagataaaaataaaatgatCTGGTATGTTTCTATTTTTGTCATATAAAAGATGTTCTACAAAGATGATGAATGAGagaattcaatttgttattttagAGATAAAAAGTGTTCACTTTTCTTATTTGTTTTGTATTTATTTTAGTGCTTGAGCATCAATTCATTCTTGAGCTAGTCTCCTATACTCAAACCAAATTCTACAATGCATTGAAACCTCCTCATACTCATTATGTATTATTTACATATCTTAGATGTCAACACATCACACTCCTCTCTGCTTGGATAAGATGATGCATGGTAGTGTTCCTTAAATTTAGATTATGCTTTTGCCATTCAAAGAATCCTCATtttataaaaccctaaccctagctcATCTCCAACAACGACAAATAGGTAAAATGTTTATGAAACAAGGTGTAAAAGAAAATGAAGGCTATTAGGAAGGAGAGTCAAGCACAACCAAGTAACCACACACACTAGTTAGGGCATAATGTACACCTAGGAAATGTTAGAGCTTTATTAAACTCCCCCATTTGACACACTCCCATTTTTGCACACTATTTCTTCTTAAGCACATAAGATCTCACACATCCAAACATGTACATTCTCCATTGTTTACTTAACCTAGGGATTTGGTGGATAACTAAAAATGCCATTAGGCACTTGATTTCCCACAAAAGTTGCAAGTTTGGCTCCAACACTTATAGCAGACACAATGATATAGAAAAAGATACCATTGTGGTAAAGTAAATTATTGTGGAACATTAGACAATACTGCAGCCTTGTAGATAAGATTGCACCATATTAGACATGGTTGTCCATGCTTGAGTCTTAAGCACACTATCAAAAATAACAAATCTAGAATTTAGACTTGACTAATCTTGTGACGAGggttatgcaaaaactttttagaTCTTAACAATAGTTACAAAAGTTAAACATAAATATCATTCATATcaaaacacaatgatttacgtggagaAAGCCATCTCAAGAGAAAAAACCCATGCTCCAAAAGCCACCCTATATATATTCAGAAATGAAAAAAGATTATAATATACTTTTAGAGCAAGCTTACTTAGGAGTATCACCAATTAGAGATTTGAAGGAAAGTCAATAGATATCAAACTCTCACACACAAT contains:
- the LOC131028732 gene encoding uncharacterized protein LOC131028732, which gives rise to MGFHCPKSFMEQTWSAKFDQTSLSSHSRLHSYSQLNVRKRRLILPSSPYNYRLTGSSLCCRNPVNNNKLTQAFTGKGKSFKWVPEALGENVCDAFENEAEVEREQNIADGILNIVHATSREAAGTISDKGNENVERAEGNSLQPLKWPLWLLGPSMLLATAAIPILWLPFSIISPASNMASLLSLTGLDGTFNLGATIFLLVADYCARSKKGQVSYFKIPFSYMFWNFLLNVVGFVVPSLAIAASYRSIVEPQICLISFATMLGPYLMLLMVQMLAEILTWNWKSPVCLIVPVVYEAYRLLQLSRSLELGIDLNAPSWLMQGMKGLVAWWVLVLGMQLMKIAWFVGQGKTTKEA